The Natrinema pellirubrum DSM 15624 region AGCAGATCGCGACGGGGCCCCGATCGCGGGCGGCCGCGACCGCCTCGAGCGCGCCCGGCCTGGTCTCGACGTCCGGATCGAACGCCGCGACGACGGCCCGTCTGGCCGCGTTCCCCTCGTAGTCGACGCCGCGGCTCGCGAGCGCCCGCGAGACGTGGGCCGGTAACGGGATCTCCGCACCCTCGGGTGCATCGATGTGTGGTTCCGCGTAGGCGTCGGCCCAGTCGTCGGGCACTCGAACGTCCCGCTTCTCGAGTTCGGCCGCGACCGCGGCGGCCGGGTCGGTCGGTCTGTCGGCGTCTACCAAGGTCCCGAAGAGGTCGAACGATACTCCCACAGTGGTGTGACTAGCACAATCTGACTTTAATTTCGCGGTCCGTCGGTGGCGGGTCACGACCGTTTGGATGGTTTTGTGCATACCCCTTTGAAACCGTCGTGGCCAGTCGGACGTACGATGTCCCAACGACATGTGCCGATCCGATCCCGGCTCACGACGGCCGTGGGCCGGACCGTTCGAGCCTGTACCGACGCGTTCAGTGCGACCGGGACCAGCGAGGGGCGATCGACCGCTCGCGATCGGCTCGAGTCGGGTCGGTCCCGGACTGGTGGCGTGACCGACGGCCGGACGAGCGTCGACCGAGCGGCCGTTGCCGAAGGTGGGTCGGACGACGAGTCGTCGATCGCGACCGGGATCGTCGACCCCGACGACGGGCCGACCAGCAGGAGCGACCTCGTCGAGTACGGTCTCACGCCCGCCGAATACGTCAGGGCGGTGCTCGTCGAACACGGCGGTCGGATCAAACAGCACCGATTCGCCGACCGGTACGGCTGGTCGGCGGCGTCGCTCAGCCGCCTCCTGACCGAACTCGAGGACGAGGGCGTGATCGCCCGCTACCGGGTCGGCCGCGAAAAGGTCGTCTGTCTGCCGGAGGCGGTCCCCGAGTCGGCCCGCTGACTATCGTCACGCTGGGTCGTGTCGTCGAAACCGCGAGTGCGGCGAAAAAGGGACTCAGTCGAGCCGAGCGAACGCGAGGTTCCCGGAGATGTTCTTGATGTAGATATCGACCACGTCGCCCTCCTCGGCACCGGGGACGAAGATGGTGTACTCGCCTTTCTCCGCGACGCCGTCGCCCTTGCGGCCAGTACCGGTGATCTCGACGGTGTAGGTCTTGCCCTCCTCGACTGCCTCCTGCTGTTGTTGCTGCTGGCTGGCCGTCGAGCGCTTGGTCACCGGGCGGAAGGCACCACAGGCGTCACAGCGCAGCATCGGCGTGCGGTCCTCGCGGACGAGGCGGGTGTCCGGCAGGCCACACTCCGAACAGAGGACGTACTCGTCGACGTAGGCGTCGATGGCCGCATCGAAGTCCTGCTGGGAGAAGGTGCCGTTGTACCGGCCTCGGCCGTCGTCGAGCTTGCCGCTGGTACCGAGTTCGCGCTGGATGAACCGGTGGACGTGTTCGGTGTCCCGCGAGAGGACGTCCGCGATCTCGTCGAGGTTCGTGACGCGGGTGAACGCACCGTCTTTCTGTGGCTCGGGATCGGGGATCTGCAGTCGCTGTTCGTCGCCCCCGATATCGGGGACGTCCTCCATCGCGCGGTCGAGGCTCGATTCGTAATCCATACGCGAAAACAGGCGACGCGAACGTAAATCCGTTCTGCTATCGCAGCCACTGACCGTCAGTGGACGCCCTGATCGCACGACCGCATCGCGGTCGGAGTGTCCATCGGTCAGCGGCTACTCTCTCTCTCACGACCGACCGACGGCGCGGCAGTCCGTCGATCGGCCCGCGACGGGGCACAATCTCGCCGTCGGGTCAGTGGTCGTCCCCGCCGCTCTCGCTCAGCGAGTCCCCCTTCCCCTCGTTGAGTTCTCGGAGGTCGCGTTCGGGGTTGGCTTCGTTCGGGCCGCCGGCCTCGCCGGTGATCTCGCCGTAGGCCGCCTCCCGGACCGCTTCGGGGGAGTCGAACTGCTCGCCCGCCAGCCGGTCGAAGACGCTCCCCAGCGACTCCGTCTCGTTTGGCATGTCGATGGGGTCGTCGGCGTACTCCGTCGCCAACTCCTCGCTGGTAACCGGATACTCCAACTCTCCGAGATCGCGTTCGACGGCCTCGAGGATCGATTCCGTGTTGTCGGCCCGCTCGGCTTTTCGTCGTTCCGCGCTGTCCTGTGCCCGGTCGCGGCTGGGTCCGTCGCTCATGGCTCGAGCTATCGCTACCCAACCCAAAAGCGGCGGGCCGGCGATCGCGTGGCCCGCGGACGACCGGGTCGCAAAAGCGGCCGTCCGTTGTATTCGTCCGGCCCGTTGGACGGACGGTTCGCGCGAACCGACCGATCGGTTTCAGTTCGACTCGGCGTCCGAACGCATCGGGACTCAGGCGACCGTCTCGAGCGCGGCTCGGAGTTCGTCGACGGCGTACTGCAACTGGTCGCGCGAGATGGTCAGCGGCGGCTGGAAGCGCATGACGTTCTTGTAGTAGCCGCCGACCCCCATCACGACGTTCGATTCGTCGCGGAGGTAGTCGCTGACGGCGGCCGCGAGGTCGCTGTCCGGGGCCGGCGACACGTTCTGTGGCCCCGTCGTTTCCGGATCGACGAGTTCGACGCCCCACATCAGCCCGAGCCCGCGGGTCTGCCCGACGACATCGTACTCGGCCTCGAGCGCGCCGAGTTCGTCGGCGAGCCACTGGCCCTGCTCGCGGGCGTCGTCGACGATCCCGTCCTGTAGTTCGTCGATCGTCGCCAGCGCGGCCGCACAGGCGACCGGATTCCCGCCGAACGTCGAGAGGTGGTCGCCGGACTCGAAGGCGTCCGCGATCTCCGCGGTGGCGGTAAAGGCCCCGAGCGGCAGCCCGTTCGCGATCCCCTTGGCCTGGGTCAGGATATCGGGTTCGACGTCGAAGTGGCTGCTCGCGAACAGTTCGCCGGTCCGACCGTAGCCGGTCTGGACCTCGTCGGCGATCAGCAACGCACCGTGGTCGTGGGCGATCTCCTGGACTCGCTCGAGCCATCCCTCCGGCGGAACGACGATCCCGGCTTCGCCCATGACCGGCTCGACGACGATCGCCGCGAGGTCGCCGCTCGTATGCGAGCCGATCACGCGCTCGAGTTCGTCGGCACACCCCGAGTTACATTCCCCGCCCTCACAGCGTGGACACCGGTAGCCGTAGGGCGGCGCGGTGTGGGCGACGTCGTTGAGCGTCGGGGCCATCCCCTGCTTGTAGGACTTGTTGCCCGTCAGTGCCAGACTGCCAAGCGTCCGGCCGTGAAAGCCCATCTCGAGGGAAATGACCTCCTTCGATCCGGTGTACTTCCGCGCGAGCTTGACCGCGCCCTCGACGGCCTCCGTCCCGGAGTTACAGAAGAACGTCTTCTCGAGATCTCCTGGCGTTACGTCGGCGATCCGCTCTGCGAGATCGGCGACCGGCTCGTTGGGATGGACGTACGAACAGCCGTGGACGAACTCCTCGAGTTGGTCTTTGGCGGCGTCGACGACGGCCTCGTTCCCGTGGCCGACGTTCGTCACCGCGATCCCCGCGAAGACGTCCAGATACTCGTTGCCCTCGACGTCCTCGAGCGTACAGCCCGAGGCCCGTTTGACAGGGATGTCGAGCGATTTCCAGATCGGCATCATGTGGTCTTCATAGGCCGAAACGACGGCCGCGTTCGATTCGCGACCGGCGACTCTCCTGGGCTCTTGTTCGGACATACCACCTACTTCTAGACTGGGTCCTAATAAACTATAGTATCTAGGACTAAATACACAGGCCTGGCTCCACCCCCGCGACGCCATCGGAGCGATCGGAATCCGTGCCGGGCCGAGCCGTCGAACGCCATCCGATTTTTGTCCGGTGACGGACCCGATATTCGAATGTTGTTTATCGGAGTGGACGAATATCCGTGACATGGACGAGCGAAACGTTCGCATTCTACAGGCCGTCGCAGAACTCGGAACGGGAAGCCCCGACGAGATCTCGGAGTACACCGACATCCCGAAATCGACCGTCCACTACCGGCTCACGAAACTCAAGGAAGACGGCGTCGTGACCAACGACCTGTTGGACGTCAACCTCGAGGCGTTGGGACTGGAGATCACGGTCGTCACGGAAGTCATCGCGGAGTACGACGAACAGTATCACGAGGACGTCGGGGAGCAACTCGCCGCCATCGAAGGGGCCAATCAGGTGTATTTCACGATGGGGGACACCGATTTCATCGTCATCGCACATCTGGCGGACCGGGAGATGGTCAACCGTCTCATCAGCGATTACGAGGCGATCGACGAGGTCGTTCGCACGAGTTCGCAGTTCGTGGTCGAAACGGTCAAGGACGAACCGCATCCGCTGAACGACTTCGAACTCGAGACGTTAGTCGAGTCGACCGCGGACGAGGACTGACTCCCGACGGACTGTCACAGCGCTCACTCGAGTTCGTTTGCCTCCAGATCGGCCAGTTCGATCTCCGAATCCGTCGAGGTGATTCCATACAGCACCACGCCGAGCAGCGTCCAGCAGAGGACGATCGCCCACTCGTAGGGCCAGACGAGCGCGGACGGTCCGCCCGGGAGATAGAGGCCGATGAAGCCGAGCGTCAGGACCAGTCCCGCGGCTCCGAACGCGTATCCGGACGGGAGCTTCAACGGGCGGCTCAGGCCGGGTTCTCGGTACCGGAGGACGAGGAACGAGACGACGACGAGGAACCAGGCAACGACGAGGCCGAGCCCGCTCGCGTTGACGATCCAGACCAGCATCTGTTCGCCGAACAGCGGCGCGAAGATCGAGAGTCCGCCGATGAGGACGATCGCCGTCGAGGGCGTGTTGTACTCGGGGTGGAGCGCGTTGATCCGTCGCGGGATCATCCCCGAATCGGCGAGCGCGAAGACGGCGCGACTGGCCCCCAGCAGGAAGGAGTTCCAGCTCGTGAGGATACCTGCGATGCCAGCAAGCGCCATGATACGGCCGATCAACTGACTGCTGAAGATCGTTTCCATGGCCGCGGCAGCCGGCAGCGGGCTCTCGACGAGTTCGACGCCGGGCATGGCCTGCCCGGACGCCCAGATCACGCCGACATAGAACAGCGCGGCCAGCGAGACCGCCGCCGGAATGAGAAGCCCGATGACACGGGGCGGGACGTCCGCTTCCTCGGCGGATTGGGGAATGACGTCGAAGCCGACGAACATGAACGGCGTCATGATCGCGACCGTGGCGACGCCTGCCGTCCCCACGTCCGATAGCGGCGGGTTCGCCTGGGTCTGTCCGTTGAACAGGGCACCGATGACGAGCATGACGCCCGCGAGGCCGATCACGAGCGTCAGCAGCGTCTGGAACTGTGCCGCGGGTTTCACGCCGCGGTAGTTGAGCCCCGTCATGACGATCGCCCCGATCCCACCGACGAGGATCCACGATGCATACACCGGCTCGCCGGCCACCGTCCAGAGTTCGAGGACGTTGAACCCGGGCACGATAAACGCCATTGCCGACGGCAGCGCCACGACCTCGAAGACGACGACGCCGACGTAGCCGAGGACGAGCGACCACGTACATACGAACGACCAGAGCGGGCCGAGCGCCCGGAAACTGTACACGTGTTCGCCGCCGACGAACGGCATCGCGGACGTGAGTTCTCCGTAGATCAGTCCGACGACACACACCATGATCGCGCCCACGACGAAGCCGAGTACCGACCCGGCCACACCCGCTTCGTCGATCCAGAACCCGGTCTGGATGATCCATCCCCAGCCGATCATCGCGCCGAACGCGAGTACGAAGAGATCTTTCTTCGTCAGGATCCGCTCGAAGTCACTGTCGTTTCCTGCCATACCACGCAGTGCCAAATGATGGGTGTTAAGTCTAACCATTGAAAAACGATCAAAATAATATCCTATATAATCACCAACTATTGGATTCTCTATGACTCCTATCGATCGTACCGGCAATCGAAGGCGACGGACCGGCCGTCGTCTCGCCAGCGGAGTCGTGGTCGGCCGGATCGGGCGTCGAAGGGACAGCAGTAGGTGCCGGTTTCGACGGCCACCGAGCATTCAAAGGACTGCCTACACCTCGTAACGACCTGCTACCGCTCGAGTACGCGGCTCATATATAGGATAGCCGATCCGGTACGGCAGGTCGATGACATATAGAAGTAAACGACAGTCGTCGACGCTGATCGATCGTCCGCTCGACGCCCGGAGAATCGAGCCGGAGAGGGGCGCATAACCATGGCCGACGCACGCGGTACGGACGGCCCGAAGCGGTGGCAAACGCTCCTCGCGCTCGGGCTCGGACTGGCCGTGATCGGCAGCCTCGTCGCGGCGGGTTCCGGGGCGGTCGCCGCACAGGCCGATCCGGACGACAACGGGACCGTTTCGGAGGCGGCATACGTCGACCCTGCACCCGAGAAGGGCGACCCCTACTTCGAGGCGGCGGCCGACGACGGCAGCTGGGTCAGTTACGAGAACCCGCGCGACGAGTACCGGAGCCCCTATCTCGGGGACGGCTCCGGAAAGGTCTGCGTCTCGCTGGTCAACGAAAACGGCGACCCAGTCATCGGCGAGTCGGTGCCGAACACGTCCGTGACCGTCCCGACCGGCGGTGCGACGACGTGGCACTCCGACGCCGATCCGATGACCGTCCAGTTCCCCATGGACGACCA contains the following coding sequences:
- a CDS encoding APC family permease — protein: MAGNDSDFERILTKKDLFVLAFGAMIGWGWIIQTGFWIDEAGVAGSVLGFVVGAIMVCVVGLIYGELTSAMPFVGGEHVYSFRALGPLWSFVCTWSLVLGYVGVVVFEVVALPSAMAFIVPGFNVLELWTVAGEPVYASWILVGGIGAIVMTGLNYRGVKPAAQFQTLLTLVIGLAGVMLVIGALFNGQTQANPPLSDVGTAGVATVAIMTPFMFVGFDVIPQSAEEADVPPRVIGLLIPAAVSLAALFYVGVIWASGQAMPGVELVESPLPAAAAMETIFSSQLIGRIMALAGIAGILTSWNSFLLGASRAVFALADSGMIPRRINALHPEYNTPSTAIVLIGGLSIFAPLFGEQMLVWIVNASGLGLVVAWFLVVVSFLVLRYREPGLSRPLKLPSGYAFGAAGLVLTLGFIGLYLPGGPSALVWPYEWAIVLCWTLLGVVLYGITSTDSEIELADLEANELE
- a CDS encoding HAD family hydrolase, whose translation is MGVSFDLFGTLVDADRPTDPAAAVAAELEKRDVRVPDDWADAYAEPHIDAPEGAEIPLPAHVSRALASRGVDYEGNAARRAVVAAFDPDVETRPGALEAVAAARDRGPVAICSNCSVPELVGRTLVRSAFDRDDFDAIVSSVGCGWRKPAPEIFELTADELGVAPADLVHVGDDPGTDGGVEAVGGTALLLEEVSLADVPDRLATVSADEHSSND
- a CDS encoding helix-turn-helix transcriptional regulator yields the protein MSQRHVPIRSRLTTAVGRTVRACTDAFSATGTSEGRSTARDRLESGRSRTGGVTDGRTSVDRAAVAEGGSDDESSIATGIVDPDDGPTSRSDLVEYGLTPAEYVRAVLVEHGGRIKQHRFADRYGWSAASLSRLLTELEDEGVIARYRVGREKVVCLPEAVPESAR
- a CDS encoding aspartate aminotransferase family protein codes for the protein MSEQEPRRVAGRESNAAVVSAYEDHMMPIWKSLDIPVKRASGCTLEDVEGNEYLDVFAGIAVTNVGHGNEAVVDAAKDQLEEFVHGCSYVHPNEPVADLAERIADVTPGDLEKTFFCNSGTEAVEGAVKLARKYTGSKEVISLEMGFHGRTLGSLALTGNKSYKQGMAPTLNDVAHTAPPYGYRCPRCEGGECNSGCADELERVIGSHTSGDLAAIVVEPVMGEAGIVVPPEGWLERVQEIAHDHGALLIADEVQTGYGRTGELFASSHFDVEPDILTQAKGIANGLPLGAFTATAEIADAFESGDHLSTFGGNPVACAAALATIDELQDGIVDDAREQGQWLADELGALEAEYDVVGQTRGLGLMWGVELVDPETTGPQNVSPAPDSDLAAAVSDYLRDESNVVMGVGGYYKNVMRFQPPLTISRDQLQYAVDELRAALETVA
- a CDS encoding Lrp/AsnC family transcriptional regulator, with product MDERNVRILQAVAELGTGSPDEISEYTDIPKSTVHYRLTKLKEDGVVTNDLLDVNLEALGLEITVVTEVIAEYDEQYHEDVGEQLAAIEGANQVYFTMGDTDFIVIAHLADREMVNRLISDYEAIDEVVRTSSQFVVETVKDEPHPLNDFELETLVESTADED
- a CDS encoding DUF5789 family protein, encoding MSDGPSRDRAQDSAERRKAERADNTESILEAVERDLGELEYPVTSEELATEYADDPIDMPNETESLGSVFDRLAGEQFDSPEAVREAAYGEITGEAGGPNEANPERDLRELNEGKGDSLSESGGDDH
- a CDS encoding translation initiation factor IF-2 subunit beta, encoding MDYESSLDRAMEDVPDIGGDEQRLQIPDPEPQKDGAFTRVTNLDEIADVLSRDTEHVHRFIQRELGTSGKLDDGRGRYNGTFSQQDFDAAIDAYVDEYVLCSECGLPDTRLVREDRTPMLRCDACGAFRPVTKRSTASQQQQQQEAVEEGKTYTVEITGTGRKGDGVAEKGEYTIFVPGAEEGDVVDIYIKNISGNLAFARLD